A window of the Pungitius pungitius chromosome 3, fPunPun2.1, whole genome shotgun sequence genome harbors these coding sequences:
- the gyg2 gene encoding glycogenin-2 isoform X2: MSGEAFVTLATTDSYCKGAIVVARSLQRHGTTRSTVVMVTPNLSQQSRLALEDVFDEVITVDGMDSDDHFHLYLLGRPDLGITFTKIHCWTLIQYSKCVFLDADTLVLCNVDELFERDELSAAPDPGWPDCFNSGVFVFRPSLRTHSGLLEHALQHGSFDGGDQGLLNSFFSSWPTEDISKHLPFVYNLSGSSFYSYLPGFRQFGHNAKVIHFVGAVKPWSSRSQRDESSPHTMEQFVSLWWKEYLSYTASSRAGKQQECSLTDNTPVEEEGPGCGVEGAEDVEGDSSTSNVDTDPVCKPSILDQPHPHIGQNCSLTDNTPVEEEGPGCGAEGAEDVEGDSSTSNVDTDPVCKPSILDQPHPHIGQNVQERGDEAHALLGDTVTSPSSLHVPSPPPCESLRPPSEPETCSLTDNTPVDEEGAGCGAEGVEEVQGGASTSNVDTDPVCKPSLLDQPHLHIGQNKDAETETVKETDEETERETEAERQEHRRLWEAGHADYLGRDAFKNIQKMLDRFLE; the protein is encoded by the exons ATGTCAG GGGAGGCCTTCGTCACCCTGGCCACCACAGACTCATACTGCAAGGGAGCCATAGTGGTGGCCAGAAGTTTACAGCGCCACGGGACGACTCGCAGCACCGTCGTCATGGTGACACCAAACCTCTCACAACAGTCAAG GTTGGCTCTGGAGGACGTGTTTGATGAGGTCATCACGGTGGACGGGATGGACAGCGACGACCATTTCCACCTGTATTTGCTGGGACGTCCTGACCTCGGCATCACCTTCACTAAGATCCACTGCTGGACCCTGATACAGTACAGCAAATGTGTCTTCCTGGATGCGGACACACTG gtcctgtGTAACGTGGACGAGCTGTTCGAAAGAGACGAGCTGTCGGCGGCTCCCGATCCCGGCTGGCCCGACTGCTTCAACTCAGGCGTGTTTGTCTTCAGACCGTCCCTGCGCACCCACAGCGGCCTGCTGGAGCACGCGCTGCAGCACGGCAGCTTTGATG GTGGAGACCAGGGGCTGCTCAACTCCTTCTTCAGCAGCTGGCCGACCGAGGACATCAGTAAACACCTCCCGTTTGTCTACAACCTCAGCGGCAGCTCCTTTTACAGCTACCTCCCCGGCTTCCGACA GTTCGGCCACAACGCGAAGGTGATCCATTTCGTTGGAGCGGTGAAACCCTGGAGCTCCAGGAGCCAGAGGGACGAGAGCAGCCCTCACACTATGGAgcagtttgtgtctctgtggtgGAAGGAATACCTCAGCTACACAGCATCATCCAGAGCAGGGAAACAACAAGAG TGTTCCCTCACAGATAACAcaccagtggaggaggagggccccggatgtggggtggagggggcggaggaTGTGGAGGGCGACTCTAGCACCTCAAACGTTGACACGGATCCAGTATGTAAACCTTCTATCCTGGACCAGCCTCATCCccatattggtcaaaat TGTTCCCTCACAGATAACAcaccagtggaggaggagggccccGGATGTGgagcggagggggcggaggaTGTGGAGGGCGACTCTAGCACCTCAAACGTTGACACGGATCCAGTATGTAAACCTTCTATCCTGGACCAGCCTCATCCccatattggtcaaaat GTCCAAGAGCGAGGAGACGAAGCCCACGCGCTGCTTGGAGACACCGTCACCAGTCCCAGTTCACTGCATGTACCTTCGCCGCCCCCCTGTGAGAGTCTTCGCCCCCCGTCTGAACCAGAGACC TGTTCCCTCACAGATAACACACCAGTGGATGAGGAGGGCGCCGGATGTGGggcggagggggtggaggaggtgcagggagGCGCTAGCACCTCAAACGTTGACACGGATCCAGTATGTAAACCTTCTCTCCTGGACCAGCCTCATCTccatattggtcaaaat AAGGATGCAGAGACGGAGACAGTCAAAGAGACGGacgaagagacagagagagagacggaggccGAGCGGCAGGAGCACCGCAGGCTGTGGGAGGCCGGCCACGCCGACTACCTGGGCAGAGACGCCTTCAAAAACATCCAGAAGATGCTGGACCGCTTTCTGGAGTAA
- the gyg2 gene encoding glycogenin-2 isoform X1, with translation MSGEAFVTLATTDSYCKGAIVVARSLQRHGTTRSTVVMVTPNLSQQSRLALEDVFDEVITVDGMDSDDHFHLYLLGRPDLGITFTKIHCWTLIQYSKCVFLDADTLVLCNVDELFERDELSAAPDPGWPDCFNSGVFVFRPSLRTHSGLLEHALQHGSFDGGDQGLLNSFFSSWPTEDISKHLPFVYNLSGSSFYSYLPGFRHCLWLWALPLFGHNAKVIHFVGAVKPWSSRSQRDESSPHTMEQFVSLWWKEYLSYTASSRAGKQQECSLTDNTPVEEEGPGCGVEGAEDVEGDSSTSNVDTDPVCKPSILDQPHPHIGQNCSLTDNTPVEEEGPGCGAEGAEDVEGDSSTSNVDTDPVCKPSILDQPHPHIGQNVQERGDEAHALLGDTVTSPSSLHVPSPPPCESLRPPSEPETCSLTDNTPVDEEGAGCGAEGVEEVQGGASTSNVDTDPVCKPSLLDQPHLHIGQNKDAETETVKETDEETERETEAERQEHRRLWEAGHADYLGRDAFKNIQKMLDRFLE, from the exons ATGTCAG GGGAGGCCTTCGTCACCCTGGCCACCACAGACTCATACTGCAAGGGAGCCATAGTGGTGGCCAGAAGTTTACAGCGCCACGGGACGACTCGCAGCACCGTCGTCATGGTGACACCAAACCTCTCACAACAGTCAAG GTTGGCTCTGGAGGACGTGTTTGATGAGGTCATCACGGTGGACGGGATGGACAGCGACGACCATTTCCACCTGTATTTGCTGGGACGTCCTGACCTCGGCATCACCTTCACTAAGATCCACTGCTGGACCCTGATACAGTACAGCAAATGTGTCTTCCTGGATGCGGACACACTG gtcctgtGTAACGTGGACGAGCTGTTCGAAAGAGACGAGCTGTCGGCGGCTCCCGATCCCGGCTGGCCCGACTGCTTCAACTCAGGCGTGTTTGTCTTCAGACCGTCCCTGCGCACCCACAGCGGCCTGCTGGAGCACGCGCTGCAGCACGGCAGCTTTGATG GTGGAGACCAGGGGCTGCTCAACTCCTTCTTCAGCAGCTGGCCGACCGAGGACATCAGTAAACACCTCCCGTTTGTCTACAACCTCAGCGGCAGCTCCTTTTACAGCTACCTCCCCGGCTTCCGACA CTGCTTGTGGCTGTGGGCCCTTCCTCT GTTCGGCCACAACGCGAAGGTGATCCATTTCGTTGGAGCGGTGAAACCCTGGAGCTCCAGGAGCCAGAGGGACGAGAGCAGCCCTCACACTATGGAgcagtttgtgtctctgtggtgGAAGGAATACCTCAGCTACACAGCATCATCCAGAGCAGGGAAACAACAAGAG TGTTCCCTCACAGATAACAcaccagtggaggaggagggccccggatgtggggtggagggggcggaggaTGTGGAGGGCGACTCTAGCACCTCAAACGTTGACACGGATCCAGTATGTAAACCTTCTATCCTGGACCAGCCTCATCCccatattggtcaaaat TGTTCCCTCACAGATAACAcaccagtggaggaggagggccccGGATGTGgagcggagggggcggaggaTGTGGAGGGCGACTCTAGCACCTCAAACGTTGACACGGATCCAGTATGTAAACCTTCTATCCTGGACCAGCCTCATCCccatattggtcaaaat GTCCAAGAGCGAGGAGACGAAGCCCACGCGCTGCTTGGAGACACCGTCACCAGTCCCAGTTCACTGCATGTACCTTCGCCGCCCCCCTGTGAGAGTCTTCGCCCCCCGTCTGAACCAGAGACC TGTTCCCTCACAGATAACACACCAGTGGATGAGGAGGGCGCCGGATGTGGggcggagggggtggaggaggtgcagggagGCGCTAGCACCTCAAACGTTGACACGGATCCAGTATGTAAACCTTCTCTCCTGGACCAGCCTCATCTccatattggtcaaaat AAGGATGCAGAGACGGAGACAGTCAAAGAGACGGacgaagagacagagagagagacggaggccGAGCGGCAGGAGCACCGCAGGCTGTGGGAGGCCGGCCACGCCGACTACCTGGGCAGAGACGCCTTCAAAAACATCCAGAAGATGCTGGACCGCTTTCTGGAGTAA